A genomic segment from Pseudomonas mendocina encodes:
- the fdxH gene encoding formate dehydrogenase subunit beta, whose translation MQSQDIIKRSATNVLTPAPHVRDKKAEVAKLIDVTTCIGCKACQVACSEWNDIRDQVGHNHGMYDNPIDLSADSWTVMRYDEYQNDESGRLEWLIRKDGCMHCADPGCLKACPQPGAIVQYANGIVDFQSEHCIGCGYCIAGCPFDVPRISQKDNKAYKCTLCSDRLAVGQEPACVKTCPTGAIRFGSKEDMLHYGAERVTELKGRGFAGAGVYDPQGVGGTHVMYVLQHADKPQLYHKLPTDPRISSAIHGWKGWLKPVAAAAFFATLAGTLFHYVGVGANSLPEDEHATEEDKA comes from the coding sequence ATGCAATCCCAAGACATCATCAAGCGTTCGGCCACCAACGTGCTGACGCCCGCGCCTCATGTGCGCGACAAGAAGGCCGAAGTGGCCAAGCTGATCGACGTGACCACCTGCATCGGCTGCAAGGCCTGCCAGGTGGCCTGCTCGGAGTGGAACGACATCCGCGACCAGGTCGGCCACAACCACGGCATGTACGACAACCCGATCGACCTGAGCGCAGACTCCTGGACGGTGATGCGCTATGACGAGTACCAGAACGATGAAAGCGGTCGCCTGGAATGGCTGATCCGCAAGGACGGCTGCATGCACTGCGCCGATCCTGGCTGCCTCAAGGCCTGCCCGCAACCCGGGGCCATCGTGCAGTACGCCAATGGCATCGTCGACTTCCAGTCCGAGCACTGCATCGGCTGCGGCTACTGCATCGCCGGCTGCCCCTTCGACGTGCCGCGCATCAGCCAGAAGGACAACAAGGCCTACAAATGCACCCTGTGCTCGGACCGCCTCGCCGTCGGCCAGGAGCCGGCCTGCGTGAAGACCTGCCCGACCGGGGCGATCCGCTTCGGCAGCAAGGAAGACATGCTGCACTACGGCGCGGAGCGTGTTACGGAGCTCAAGGGTCGTGGCTTCGCCGGGGCCGGCGTATACGACCCGCAAGGCGTTGGCGGCACCCACGTGATGTACGTGCTGCAACATGCCGACAAGCCGCAGCTGTACCACAAATTGCCCACCGATCCGCGTATCAGCAGCGCCATCCACGGCTGGAAGGGCTGGCTCAAACCGGTGGCGGCCGCTGCGTTCTTCGCCACCCTGGCCGGCACCCTGTTCCACTACGTCGGCGTGGGCGCCAACAGCCTGCCCGAAGACGAGCACGCAACCGAGGAGGACAAGGCATGA
- a CDS encoding formate dehydrogenase subunit gamma, protein MKRYDALLRTPYAVRMSHWLMVICFFFVSMSGLSWFFPSLNGLNSLLGGPQLARILHPFMGVAIFLLLTFMFIRLVRYNLPEAGDGKWFANLGLVLRGEHSDKLDTGKYNAGQKLLFWGIMGLISLLLISGMVIWRPYFAPLFSIPTIRVGLFIHALAGVLLMLLIIGHIYLAFWVKGSVDSMSSGYVSRKWARTHHPRWFRQVAGKKDAP, encoded by the coding sequence ATGAAACGTTACGACGCCCTGCTACGCACGCCTTACGCGGTACGCATGAGCCACTGGCTGATGGTCATCTGCTTCTTCTTCGTGTCGATGTCCGGCCTTTCATGGTTCTTCCCCTCGCTGAACGGGCTCAATAGCCTACTCGGCGGCCCGCAACTCGCGCGCATCCTGCACCCGTTCATGGGCGTGGCGATCTTCCTGCTCCTCACCTTCATGTTCATCCGCCTGGTGCGCTACAACCTGCCGGAAGCGGGCGATGGCAAGTGGTTCGCCAACCTCGGCCTGGTGCTAAGGGGCGAACACAGCGACAAACTGGATACCGGCAAGTACAACGCCGGACAGAAGCTGCTGTTCTGGGGAATCATGGGCCTGATCTCACTGCTACTGATCAGCGGGATGGTGATCTGGCGGCCGTACTTCGCCCCACTGTTCTCGATTCCGACCATCCGCGTCGGCCTGTTCATCCATGCCCTGGCCGGGGTGCTGCTGATGCTGCTGATCATCGGTCATATCTACCTGGCGTTCTGGGTCAAGGGCTCGGTGGACAGCATGTCCAGCGGCTACGTCAGCCGCAAATGGGCGCGTACCCACCACCCACGCTGGTTCCGTCAGGTTGCCGGCAAGAAGGACGCGCCATGA
- the fdhE gene encoding formate dehydrogenase accessory protein FdhE — protein MNSIRLTPIDQRSGGIERIEPLLRPRLEGLYSGRAARLEALAAKHPMADYLRFTAAIARAQQRLLEQLPLPAKVNPQLELHDQAPLATAQLPRDPYWRCLLQGLLEQLHGDAPAPVQAVIEDLQNSSQERLEMLADALLSGRYEAVGGDRALFLWSALALYWTQLAARLPLHASTGENRQLCPVCAQAPSASVILSGLRYLHCSLCESRWHMVRLKCSNCEQTDKLDYWSLDSKDTTLKAESCGDCYSYLKVLYLDRNHELEAIADDLASLALDAELEREGFARSGPHPLLFPG, from the coding sequence ATGAACAGCATCAGGCTGACCCCGATCGACCAACGCAGCGGCGGCATCGAGCGCATCGAGCCGCTGCTTCGGCCACGCCTCGAAGGCCTCTACTCCGGGCGCGCGGCGCGCCTGGAGGCGCTGGCGGCTAAACACCCGATGGCCGATTACCTGCGTTTCACTGCCGCTATCGCCCGTGCCCAACAGCGGCTGCTCGAACAACTGCCACTGCCCGCCAAGGTCAATCCACAGCTGGAACTGCACGACCAGGCACCATTGGCCACCGCCCAGTTGCCGCGTGATCCGTACTGGCGATGCCTGTTGCAGGGACTACTGGAACAACTGCACGGCGACGCCCCAGCGCCAGTCCAGGCCGTGATCGAAGACCTGCAGAACAGCAGCCAGGAGCGCCTGGAAATGTTGGCCGATGCCCTGCTCTCAGGCCGTTACGAGGCAGTCGGCGGCGACCGTGCACTGTTCCTCTGGAGCGCCCTGGCGCTGTACTGGACGCAACTGGCCGCACGCCTGCCGCTGCACGCTAGCACAGGCGAAAACCGCCAGCTGTGCCCGGTATGCGCCCAGGCACCCAGCGCCAGCGTGATCCTCTCCGGCCTGCGCTACCTGCACTGCAGCCTATGCGAAAGCCGCTGGCACATGGTGCGGCTCAAGTGCAGCAACTGCGAGCAGACCGACAAGCTCGACTACTGGTCGCTGGACTCCAAGGACACCACGCTCAAGGCAGAGAGCTGTGGCGACTGCTACAGCTACCTCAAGGTGCTCTACCTGGACCGTAATCACGAATTGGAAGCCATCGCCGACGACCTGGCCTCGCTGGCCCTGGACGCCGAACTCGAGCGCGAAGGTTTCGCCCGCAGCGGCCCACACCCGCTGCTTTTCCCCGGCTGA
- a CDS encoding TonB-dependent receptor domain-containing protein, with translation MKLSRLTLAVTLMPGLALATEPYVTEPLVVTSGRQAEPQAQATAATTVFDRSDIERLQVRSVPQLLSRVPGVQIGSSGGVISYSVRGTSTAQTLVLIDGQRVASASSGIARLDYLNIDNVERLEVTRGPRSSLYGADTIGGVIQIFTRRGEAGLHPQVRLAIGSHQTFQRSVALTGGNDRTTFALGGSLDESSGWDRTSDNVGADSDHDALRNKAVHLNLDHRFSDDWKAGLNLNDQRGDSEYDDAYNFVPGQPHDEFRLSSYSGYLDGRLTDTWSSRIELGRSFDRNKALGAADDWNNGTLKTTRNSASWINRLQLNAANQLTLGADWYEDRVDGSTVFAEGERANRAVFAQHSFKGEHFGTELGLRHDDNQVYGNQNSWNAALSLPMGDSQSWIVSYGEGFRAPTFSDLYYPGSGNPNLKAETSKTYELQWRADLSGTHLTASLYRTDIDDMIAWDSSAKRPENIAKARVNGFEASVARNVLDWQVQLGVSLIDPRDRDNGHTLPYRARRTLSVDIDRQFGAFGVGGSWRAVSQRYDDSANTRQLSGYGVLDLRTSWQSSPELRWDLKLDNALDRGYTQGNYLRPTNPLDFTGEPHPYREAGRTALLAVTWTPQL, from the coding sequence ATGAAACTGTCCCGTCTCACCCTGGCCGTCACCCTTATGCCAGGCCTCGCCCTGGCTACCGAACCCTACGTCACCGAACCGCTGGTCGTTACTTCCGGGCGCCAGGCCGAGCCGCAAGCCCAGGCCACTGCCGCAACCACAGTGTTCGACCGGAGCGATATCGAGCGCCTGCAGGTTCGCAGCGTGCCCCAGTTGCTCAGCCGAGTGCCTGGCGTGCAGATTGGCAGCTCCGGGGGGGTGATTTCCTACTCGGTGCGCGGTACCAGCACCGCGCAGACCCTGGTACTTATCGATGGCCAGCGCGTTGCATCCGCCAGTAGCGGCATCGCTCGCCTCGATTACCTGAACATCGACAACGTCGAACGCCTGGAGGTGACGCGCGGCCCCCGCTCATCCCTCTATGGAGCCGACACCATTGGCGGTGTGATCCAGATTTTCACCCGCCGTGGCGAAGCGGGCCTGCATCCGCAAGTGCGCCTGGCAATCGGCAGCCACCAAACCTTCCAGCGCAGCGTGGCACTGACCGGAGGCAATGACCGCACTACCTTTGCCCTCGGTGGCAGCCTTGACGAAAGCAGCGGCTGGGATCGCACCAGCGACAACGTCGGTGCCGACAGCGATCACGACGCGCTGCGCAACAAGGCCGTACACCTGAATCTGGATCATCGTTTCAGCGATGACTGGAAAGCCGGGCTAAACCTGAACGATCAACGCGGCGACAGTGAGTACGACGACGCTTACAACTTCGTCCCCGGACAACCTCACGATGAGTTCCGCCTGAGCAGCTACAGCGGATACCTGGATGGCAGGCTTACCGACACCTGGAGCAGCCGTATCGAACTGGGCCGCAGTTTCGACCGCAACAAGGCGCTGGGCGCCGCAGACGACTGGAACAATGGCACGCTGAAAACCACTCGCAACTCTGCGAGCTGGATCAATCGCCTGCAACTGAACGCGGCCAACCAACTGACCCTCGGTGCCGACTGGTACGAGGACAGGGTTGATGGCAGCACCGTGTTTGCAGAGGGCGAGCGTGCTAACCGTGCCGTCTTCGCTCAACACAGCTTCAAGGGCGAACACTTTGGCACCGAACTGGGCCTTCGCCACGACGACAACCAGGTCTACGGAAACCAGAACAGCTGGAACGCGGCCCTCAGTCTGCCCATGGGCGACAGTCAGAGCTGGATCGTCAGCTACGGAGAGGGTTTCCGCGCCCCCACCTTCAGCGATCTCTACTATCCCGGCTCCGGCAACCCGAATCTGAAGGCCGAGACGTCGAAAACCTACGAGTTGCAATGGCGCGCCGACCTCTCCGGCACGCACCTGACAGCCTCGCTGTACCGTACCGACATCGACGATATGATCGCCTGGGATAGCAGCGCCAAGCGACCGGAGAATATTGCCAAGGCGCGCGTCAATGGCTTCGAGGCCAGCGTTGCCCGCAATGTACTGGACTGGCAGGTTCAGCTCGGGGTGAGCCTGATCGATCCGCGCGACCGCGACAACGGCCACACACTTCCTTACCGAGCGCGCCGCACCCTCAGCGTAGATATCGACCGCCAGTTTGGCGCCTTCGGTGTCGGCGGCTCATGGCGCGCGGTTAGCCAACGCTACGACGACTCGGCCAATACCCGCCAACTCTCCGGTTATGGTGTACTCGACTTGCGCACCAGTTGGCAGAGTTCACCTGAACTGCGCTGGGATCTGAAGCTGGATAACGCACTCGATCGTGGTTACACGCAGGGTAACTACCTTCGTCCGACCAATCCTCTGGATTTCACAGGCGAACCACATCCCTATCGCGAGGCTGGTCGCACCGCACTGCTGGCGGTGACTTGGACACCACAACTCTAA
- a CDS encoding cobalamin-binding protein produces the protein MRALLFALCLLTLPLSAAERVISLAPSLSEIMLDLNAADLLVGVLDGDERPAALAHLPTVGRYGQLEFERLLQLAPDLILIAPGSVPPAQQAQLRGLGIDLLIVEPQRLDQLGDAFVGIGKRIGRPEQGEQLASEFQGALDALRQRYRRKQPLSVFYQVWHQPLYTIGGQQLIGDALQVCGARNLFDDLPQPAPQVSVEAVLARDPDVILGGSNAELTTWQAWPQLHAVRRGQVWAVPDKGLERPSRQMLGAIEQLCERMAGAR, from the coding sequence ATGCGTGCTTTGCTGTTCGCCCTCTGCCTGCTGACGTTGCCGCTGTCGGCCGCCGAGCGGGTGATCAGCCTGGCACCCTCGCTCAGCGAAATCATGCTCGATCTGAATGCGGCCGACCTGCTGGTCGGTGTGCTCGACGGAGACGAGCGTCCCGCCGCTCTGGCGCATCTACCCACCGTTGGGCGTTATGGACAGCTGGAATTCGAACGTCTGCTGCAGCTGGCGCCAGATCTGATCCTGATCGCGCCGGGTAGCGTGCCGCCCGCGCAACAGGCGCAGTTGCGCGGGCTAGGCATCGATCTTTTGATCGTCGAGCCGCAACGCCTCGACCAACTTGGTGACGCGTTCGTAGGCATTGGCAAGCGAATTGGCCGGCCGGAACAGGGTGAGCAGCTGGCGTCCGAGTTTCAGGGCGCCCTGGATGCGTTGCGTCAGCGCTACCGGCGCAAACAGCCCCTGTCGGTGTTCTATCAGGTCTGGCACCAGCCGCTCTACACCATCGGTGGCCAGCAACTGATCGGTGATGCCCTGCAGGTGTGCGGTGCACGCAATCTGTTCGACGACCTGCCGCAGCCGGCGCCTCAGGTCAGCGTCGAGGCGGTGCTGGCGCGTGATCCGGATGTCATTCTCGGCGGTAGCAATGCCGAACTGACGACCTGGCAAGCCTGGCCGCAGTTGCATGCGGTGCGCCGGGGGCAGGTGTGGGCGGTGCCGGACAAGGGCCTGGAAAGGCCCAGCCGGCAGATGCTGGGCGCCATCGAGCAGTTGTGTGAGCGGATGGCTGGGGCGCGGTAG
- the ribA gene encoding GTP cyclohydrolase II, whose protein sequence is MSVVFVAASQLPTPFGVFTMHGFLDEATGKEHVALTFGNVADGAPVLGRLHSECLTGDALFSLRCDCGAQLQAALQAIANEGRGVLLYLRQEGRGIGLLNKIRAYELQDGGADTVEANERLGFGADQRDYAICLPMLEHLGIKSLKLMTNNPRKVKALGEMGIAVDHRVPLQIAHNPYNKRYLATKAGKLGHMLGNQHQGETEERL, encoded by the coding sequence GTGTCCGTCGTGTTCGTCGCCGCCTCCCAACTGCCCACGCCCTTCGGTGTGTTTACCATGCACGGTTTCCTCGATGAGGCCACCGGCAAGGAGCACGTCGCTCTGACCTTCGGCAACGTCGCCGATGGTGCTCCGGTGCTTGGGCGTCTGCATTCCGAATGCCTGACCGGCGACGCCCTGTTCAGCCTGCGTTGTGACTGCGGTGCCCAGCTGCAGGCGGCGCTGCAGGCCATCGCCAATGAGGGGCGTGGTGTATTGCTGTATCTGCGTCAGGAAGGCCGTGGCATCGGCCTGCTGAACAAGATCCGCGCCTATGAGCTGCAGGACGGTGGTGCCGATACCGTAGAGGCCAACGAGCGCCTGGGCTTCGGCGCCGACCAGCGCGATTACGCCATCTGCTTGCCGATGCTCGAGCACTTGGGCATCAAGAGCCTCAAGCTGATGACCAACAATCCGCGCAAGGTCAAAGCGCTGGGTGAGATGGGTATTGCCGTGGACCACCGCGTGCCACTGCAGATCGCGCACAACCCCTATAACAAGCGTTACCTCGCCACCAAGGCCGGCAAGCTCGGTCATATGCTGGGCAACCAGCATCAGGGCGAGACCGAGGAACGCCTGTGA
- a CDS encoding retropepsin-like aspartic protease family protein — MQLRHCLAVLALSCASFSWAASQVQVVGLFPGAAVVNVDGQRKLVRVGDTGPGGVQVVSVDKQGAVLRVDGVERVYPMSREYSAGFAEPVKKRLSIAKGIGGHYWVAGSVNGQTVQFLVDTGATSVALNDAHAKRLGIDYRVSGRPLQVSTASGVTRGWRVMLDRVKIGDLEVLGVEAVVLEGGAPHEALLGMSFLGRVGWREEQGMLVLESKL, encoded by the coding sequence ATGCAGCTTCGTCACTGTCTCGCCGTGCTGGCGCTGTCGTGTGCGAGTTTTTCCTGGGCAGCTTCTCAGGTTCAGGTGGTTGGCCTGTTCCCTGGGGCGGCGGTGGTCAATGTAGACGGTCAGCGCAAGCTGGTCCGTGTCGGTGACACCGGGCCGGGTGGCGTGCAGGTAGTCAGCGTCGACAAGCAGGGTGCGGTGCTACGTGTCGATGGTGTCGAGCGCGTCTATCCCATGAGCCGCGAATACAGTGCCGGCTTCGCCGAGCCGGTGAAAAAGCGCCTGAGCATTGCCAAGGGTATCGGCGGCCATTATTGGGTGGCTGGCTCGGTCAATGGCCAGACCGTGCAGTTTCTGGTCGACACCGGGGCGACTTCGGTTGCGCTTAACGACGCCCACGCCAAACGTCTGGGCATCGATTATCGTGTCAGCGGCCGGCCCCTTCAGGTCAGTACCGCCAGCGGCGTGACCCGCGGTTGGCGCGTGATGCTAGATCGGGTCAAGATCGGCGACTTGGAAGTGTTGGGCGTCGAGGCGGTGGTACTGGAGGGCGGTGCGCCGCATGAGGCACTTCTGGGTATGAGCTTCCTCGGGCGGGTGGGCTGGCGCGAGGAGCAGGGCATGCTAGTGCTCGAGTCCAAGCTATGA
- a CDS encoding substrate-binding periplasmic protein: MRMKQIWLGVLLMLCVLPGVQADSDQPDEIRLASEVWEAYTETDGTGLGWDIMREVFEPAGVRLDIHSVPYTRSVGLVQRGEADAWVGSYRDEVKDGVFYSKYHYDRDQIVALGLKDKPLPTLDSIGKYRLVWVRGYSYKEYLPNVHDYREVQRRAGILGMLDLGHADFYIDARPEVDHVLSEAAKSRRYRVTDLTQLPLYLGFADTPRGHVLAEIYDRRMAALIANGELRPIFARWHWPYPFD; this comes from the coding sequence ATGCGGATGAAACAGATCTGGCTGGGTGTACTGTTGATGCTCTGTGTGTTGCCGGGTGTTCAGGCGGACAGCGACCAGCCAGATGAGATTCGCCTGGCCAGCGAGGTGTGGGAAGCCTATACGGAGACCGACGGCACGGGGCTGGGTTGGGACATCATGCGCGAGGTCTTCGAGCCCGCAGGTGTCCGTCTGGACATTCACAGCGTGCCCTATACCCGCTCCGTAGGGCTGGTGCAGCGTGGCGAGGCCGATGCCTGGGTCGGTTCCTATCGCGACGAGGTCAAGGACGGGGTGTTCTATTCGAAGTATCACTATGATCGTGACCAGATCGTCGCTCTCGGCCTCAAGGACAAGCCGCTGCCTACCCTGGACAGTATCGGCAAATATCGACTGGTCTGGGTTCGAGGCTACAGCTACAAGGAATATCTGCCGAATGTGCACGACTACCGGGAAGTGCAGCGGCGGGCCGGTATTCTTGGCATGCTCGACCTGGGCCATGCCGACTTCTACATCGACGCCCGCCCCGAGGTCGATCACGTACTGAGCGAGGCGGCCAAGTCGCGGCGCTACCGCGTGACGGATCTGACGCAACTGCCGCTTTATCTCGGTTTTGCCGATACGCCGCGTGGTCATGTCCTGGCCGAGATTTATGACCGGCGGATGGCTGCCCTTATCGCCAATGGCGAGTTACGGCCGATCTTCGCGCGCTGGCATTGGCCTTATCCCTTCGACTGA
- a CDS encoding phosphatidylglycerophosphatase A family protein: protein MTDHPNQVPAEYVPPSVWRNPWHFIAFGFGSGTLPKAPGTWGSLVALPFVPLWQMLPDWGYWLMLGVTMLFGFWLCGKVADDLRVHDHEGIVWDEMVGMWITLWLVPEGWVWLLLGFLMFRVFDIVKPWPIRWIDRHVHGGVGIMLDDIIAGVFAWLAMQGLVWGWSNYGAGLWL from the coding sequence GTGACCGATCACCCCAACCAGGTTCCCGCCGAATACGTACCGCCCTCGGTGTGGCGCAACCCCTGGCATTTCATCGCCTTCGGTTTCGGCTCTGGCACATTGCCCAAGGCACCCGGCACCTGGGGCTCGCTGGTGGCGCTGCCGTTCGTGCCGCTGTGGCAGATGCTGCCGGATTGGGGCTACTGGCTGATGCTCGGCGTGACCATGCTGTTCGGCTTCTGGCTGTGCGGCAAGGTCGCCGACGACCTGCGCGTGCACGACCATGAAGGCATCGTCTGGGACGAGATGGTCGGCATGTGGATCACCCTCTGGCTGGTCCCCGAGGGTTGGGTCTGGTTGCTGCTAGGCTTTCTCATGTTTCGTGTGTTCGACATCGTCAAGCCCTGGCCGATTCGCTGGATCGACCGCCATGTGCATGGCGGTGTCGGCATCATGCTCGATGACATCATCGCCGGGGTCTTCGCCTGGCTGGCCATGCAGGGGCTGGTCTGGGGCTGGAGCAACTATGGAGCCGGGCTCTGGCTCTGA
- the thiL gene encoding thiamine-phosphate kinase: protein MNEFELIRHYFAAARCAQGGDGVVLGIGDDCALLALPAGEQLAVSTDTLVAGVHFPEPCDAFLLGQRALAVSASDLAAMGATPQAFTLALTLPNADEVWLAEFARGLQLMAQNCSLALVGGDTTRGPLSLTLTVFGRVPAGDALLRSGAQVGDLLCVGGELGDAAGALPLVLGQRDAQDGIREALLARYWSPQPQLALGQALRGLATSALDISDGLLADCGHIAKASQVALQIELEQVPLSAPLLAFAGEEQARLCALGGGDDYRLAFTLPPARLAQLQADWPEVRVIGRVQAGAGVQLLDAAGQPIDPPTGGYQHF, encoded by the coding sequence GTGAATGAGTTCGAACTGATCCGCCACTATTTCGCCGCCGCTCGTTGTGCTCAGGGCGGCGACGGAGTGGTTCTCGGTATTGGTGATGACTGCGCGCTGCTGGCGTTGCCCGCCGGTGAACAGCTGGCGGTTTCCACCGACACCTTGGTTGCCGGGGTGCACTTCCCCGAACCCTGCGATGCCTTTCTCCTCGGTCAGCGTGCGCTGGCTGTCTCGGCCAGCGATCTGGCTGCCATGGGTGCCACGCCGCAGGCCTTTACCCTCGCTCTGACCTTGCCGAACGCCGATGAAGTCTGGCTGGCCGAGTTCGCTCGCGGCTTGCAACTCATGGCGCAAAACTGCTCATTGGCACTGGTCGGTGGCGATACGACACGCGGTCCGTTGAGCCTGACGCTGACTGTGTTCGGCCGTGTTCCGGCCGGGGATGCCCTGCTGCGCAGTGGTGCTCAGGTGGGTGATCTGCTCTGTGTCGGTGGCGAACTGGGTGATGCGGCAGGGGCGTTGCCGCTGGTGCTGGGACAGCGTGATGCGCAAGATGGTATCCGCGAGGCACTGCTGGCGCGCTACTGGTCGCCACAACCACAGTTGGCCCTGGGCCAGGCGCTGCGCGGCCTTGCCACGTCTGCCCTGGATATTTCCGATGGTCTGCTCGCCGACTGCGGGCATATCGCCAAGGCTTCACAGGTCGCCCTGCAGATCGAATTGGAACAGGTTCCGCTGTCTGCGCCGCTGCTTGCGTTCGCTGGCGAAGAGCAGGCGCGGCTCTGCGCCCTGGGTGGTGGCGACGACTACCGTCTGGCCTTTACCCTGCCGCCAGCCCGGCTCGCGCAGCTGCAAGCCGATTGGCCCGAAGTGCGTGTTATCGGCCGCGTGCAGGCAGGCGCTGGGGTACAGTTGCTGGATGCCGCTGGCCAGCCTATCGATCCGCCAACCGGCGGCTACCAACATTTCTGA
- the nusB gene encoding transcription antitermination factor NusB, with the protein MSNSGNGQPAKKGPSGKILARREARTLAMQALYSWHIAGQPLNEIEAQFRVDNDFSKVDGAYFHEILHGVPRQKTELDGAFTPLLDRPLEEIDPVELAILRLSTYELKNRVDVPYKVVINEGIELAKVFGATDGHKFVNGILDKLAPTLRAAEVNANKR; encoded by the coding sequence GTGAGCAACTCCGGTAACGGCCAGCCGGCCAAGAAAGGCCCCAGCGGCAAGATTCTCGCTCGTCGCGAAGCCCGTACTCTGGCCATGCAGGCCCTGTACTCCTGGCATATCGCCGGGCAGCCGCTGAACGAGATCGAAGCGCAGTTCCGCGTCGACAATGACTTCAGCAAGGTCGACGGTGCCTACTTCCACGAGATCCTGCACGGCGTGCCGCGGCAGAAGACCGAGCTGGACGGCGCTTTCACGCCGCTGCTCGATCGTCCGCTGGAAGAGATCGATCCGGTCGAACTGGCCATCCTGCGCCTGTCCACCTACGAGTTGAAGAACCGCGTCGACGTCCCCTACAAGGTGGTGATCAACGAAGGTATCGAGTTGGCCAAGGTGTTCGGTGCCACCGACGGGCACAAGTTCGTCAACGGCATCCTCGACAAGCTAGCGCCCACGCTACGTGCCGCCGAAGTCAACGCCAACAAACGGTGA
- the ribH gene encoding 6,7-dimethyl-8-ribityllumazine synthase, with protein MTLKTIEGTFIAPKGKYALVVGRFNSFVVESLVSGAIDALVRHGVSESDITIIRAPGAFEIPLVTQKVAQRGEYAAIIALGAVIRGGTPHFEYVAGECTKGLAQVSMEYGVPVAFGVLTVDSIEQAIERSGTKAGNKGAEAALSALEMVSLLAQLEAK; from the coding sequence ATGACCCTGAAGACCATCGAAGGTACCTTCATCGCCCCGAAGGGCAAATACGCCCTGGTGGTAGGCCGTTTCAACAGCTTCGTCGTCGAGAGCCTGGTCAGCGGCGCCATCGACGCTCTGGTTCGCCACGGTGTTAGCGAGAGCGACATCACCATCATCCGTGCTCCGGGTGCCTTCGAGATTCCACTGGTCACCCAGAAGGTCGCCCAGCGTGGCGAATACGCGGCGATCATCGCCCTGGGTGCGGTCATTCGTGGCGGCACTCCGCACTTCGAATACGTCGCTGGCGAGTGCACCAAGGGCCTGGCCCAGGTCTCCATGGAATACGGCGTACCGGTCGCCTTCGGCGTCCTGACCGTCGACTCCATCGAACAAGCCATCGAACGTTCCGGCACCAAGGCGGGTAACAAGGGTGCCGAAGCTGCGCTGTCTGCCCTGGAAATGGTCAGTCTGCTGGCGCAGTTGGAGGCCAAGTGA